In Cinclus cinclus chromosome 1, bCinCin1.1, whole genome shotgun sequence, the sequence TCAGAGCAAGTCAGAACTAGGAAAGCAGGTCTTTTATAAACATTTACAGAGAATGCTTTAATCAAGCAGATTTTGGGCTTTATCTTCTCTCTGCTTAGAATATTTAAATTTGGCAGAAGTTATGCTAGTTTCAGAGGAATGTAACACAGTATAGTAGAAGAGTTAGGGTGGGTAATTCAGGgagtatttttgtttggttgtttttttaatgaggtcAGATTTATTATCTCCCACACCATGGATAAATTTGTCACACAActtaatgtaaaaaaatgttataaagCATGTAACCTACATGAAATGCTTCCATGTACCATAACTTATATAATagttaatatttctttttgacAAAAATGGTAGATTCATTTCTGGAATTAGAAGACTTTTGCATGATACTGCCTACTCAAAGATAAATAGTCGAGGGTAGTATGAGCAAAAATGCTAGTTATGTCATGTGGTTTTCTCATCCAAttggaaataaaatagtttGAGGGGAAGAATAGGAAAAAGATGGggatttggtttatttttgcaTATGTTTTAACCCTGTGGTGACTGAATGGGAGGCTTAAGTTCCCTGTAGTGAGCTGCCAATCTGTGATTACATTGTTACAGCTGCTGTGCTTTCCTGTGGTAGGATGAGAATTCTCAGGAGCAGAAATACACAATTCACTTTACACATGCCTTTAGTGTTTATTCTTTGTACAGGTGTTTTGTATAAGGTCTGTTACCATGTACTCTGAAGTTTTTTCCTGGTGCTTTGGATGGAGAAACCTTCACAGGATATATTTTAACAGCCTATGAAAAGGAGAACATGCGATGTTTTACTTTTCTGAATGTGCACACatatttgttttttggtgtgtggGAGAATAACCCAAGAAATAATTAAGGGGTTTATTTATAGTTCATATATTCCTTTAACAACAAAATTTTGTCAAGACAATTAAGACAGCTATAAAAGGTCATTGTATAAAGATGTAAAGAATAAGTTAAGAATATGCAGATAAAAATTACACTAAGACATCAGTTTTTGTGGGGTAACTTGAGTAGTCTGAGATCTCAAGAAAGCATTACATTCAATTCAACTGATTCCAtcttacaaataattttctcttccatAGAGTCACGTAACTATGCCTCAAATATCAATGATTTACATAGATTTAGAATAGATGTAGTAGTCAGTTCTTGTATCATTAAGTTATAAAACATTTGGTTTATTTGTACATTGCAGCTTCAAACTGGAGTACCTGTACCCCTAATAAGACATCAATATTTGTTTTATCAGAGACAAGATGTTAATACACCTCTTACTTCCATAAGAAGATATTtgctctttcagtttgaaagaatcttagggggggggggggaaacactTTTTTCATTACTTGCCCAGGCATCTGCTCTGAAACAAATTCTTTTGATGTGAAGCAGACACATTTTACTAGGACAGTTATTTTTACAGTAGTAGAGAAATTGATCTCACAAATCGACTAAGGAGAGCAGACACCTTACAAACATCTCAGATTtgtgaaaatacaattttatgtCCTAGAAGCATTAGTTCATTAGCATTTAGTCCTCTTCAGCCTCACCTGGATGGAAATAAGTTATGCCCAGGACATTAGAATGGCAAATGCTGTGAAAATAGGTCAGTATTTTTGTGTAATGTGAAACAACATTTTCCTCAAAGTTATGAATgctatttctgtcttttctcacAGAGCTGCATTTCAATGTAAGATGATGACAGTAGTCACTTTTTTGCTGTATGCAAAAGTACAAGTACCTGGCTAGTTTTTAAATGTTACTTATTATTTATAAGAACAGTCTCTACATAATCAGATGAGACATCGAGACATTGCGCAATTCTGcatagaagatatttttaaagtagcTATCTAATCAAAACTTTTTTACTCATCACATTCCAACCTCCATAAGTTTAAATATGAAACAATCTAAAAAATTAGTTATagaaatacaataaatatataaaacccCATTTATAAAAAGGATTTTATGTGATATGTAAGAGAAAGGTGTGTCAACAGTTGTATCAGCAAGATAATACTGCAGTAATAGTTACATTCTTTGcttgtaaagaaaacaaatgtggtGTCCTTGATCTGCATTATGATAATTCTCCTTGTATTTAAATCAATTAATTAGGAAGTGCATGCACAGGATCATTTTTCAGATCAAAAACTTTGTCTGAAAACTTTTATATTGTCATTCAGCTTCTCATCTGGCATGTTTCATATTCCTGATATTCCAGTTTAAACAGATTGGGACTATCTTAATGTAACAAGAAGTAGAAATTGGAATTAATCTGTATCTATTTATGTTGCTATGGGCTTTTATCACCAGCCGCTTATATTCCATAtagatttttctccttatttttcttgtagTAATTAATTGTCCTGCAGGCACTTCTGGTACAAAATGAAGTCCATTTGGATGTTTGGGTTGTCACACACTagttaaaaaatacatatttcaaaaAATGCTCTCTTGTATATAGTAAACAGGGGAATCTTATAGTCGAAATGTGCAAATGCTAATGCAAAGGAGGAGAGAAGTTTTCTAGAAGCTGTTCTGGTTATAGCCTAACTTATTTTAATAAAGTAATTATGACATTATCATCTCTTCCTTGCCATAACATTTCTCCTTCAAAGTCCACCAGCCCGTGTTTCCTAGCTCTCATCAGAATCCCAACAACCTTATCTGAAATTCGAACGTATCTGTCGAAGAGTTCCCCGAAAGTGACTTGGATCTTGCCGTCAGGCCGTGGCTTGGCCATCGATTCAATGATGAAGCACATGTCCCTGATCTCCCGGTGGATGTGGGCCTCAGCTCTCTTGGCTCTCTCAGCAGTTTTGGTTCCTTCCTTTGGGTGGCCGTATCCTTCATCTCCTTTGTGCAGGCGCGTGGACATGGCCAGCTCGTGGTCAAACTCCTCGCTGAAGGGGTTCAGCTTCTGTGTTATGATGTGCTGGTCTGCCCATTCCTGCCACCTGTCCTTGAGGCTGTGCACAGCGCTGCATTTCCTGCGCGCCTTGCTCTGCGCCTCCTCGCTCAGCCGGCTGGCCCTGAaagacacacaaacacacctgAGCCTCGCATCTCCTTTCCTGATGCAGTTCTGCTCTTGATCGGTCTCTGCTGTAACTTGGTTACTGTGGTTTTGGGACGAGCTGGAATCCACCAGGTGGCACGAGTTCACCACTTCTAAATTAGTTCTCTAGGGGCTGTTTGTCCACGTTCAGTTTGCACACAAAGGCAAGTTCTGTGATGACAGCTTTATCCTGTCTACACTGCCACCTTTCAGCCTCGACCTGAGCCTGTTTTGACAAACTTTGCCCCAGAATGACTTAATTCTGTAAGGGAGCAAAACGGTATGTTGTTGATTACCTGCGCTTTCTGTACCTTTGGTCAGTCGTGTAGTTCCCCATTCCTGCCTACTTGGCCAAGCCTGAAATGTGCCTGCCCTGAGGTTAGAGATGCTGATTGCAGTAGGTGTGTGACCTGGCTGAAAACTAGAGGGTATACTGCCTACAAAAATCTGTCCTCTGTAATAGATGTCAATGATTATAGCAACGAAAGGCTAACTGAGTACAGTAGCACTGTCTACACTCTGTATTTGAAGTATGGTTCTGAACAAATATTGAAGTCCAAAATTCACATTCCCATGGCTAGGGCAGAAGACTGAAAGTGTCAAGGACAAAGGATAAGGAAAGACCttcagggatttttattttttttttctatttttacacGTGTAATAGTTCTGGATGACTCCAGGCAGACACTCTATCCTCTCGTGGCCAATCTCACATGTTGTGGGGGAGCTATAGATAGTCTGAGCTAGTCTTTGTGCTGTCTACGTCCTGTCAATGTGTAGGTACAGAACTCAGCTGGGACTATGCTGTGCTTTGCCTGTGCCaaagtaatttgttttctaatatttttacTCCCCAAAAGACTGCTCTGAAACCTCCCTAGTAACATCAGCTGAATATTAACACTAGAGAATCAAGATGCACTTAGCAAACAGTATACAGGGGTGAAAAGTTGCAGAAAATTCTGTTCCCCCACTGTTTGGACGTTCCTGTGTTTTCTATGAAGCTTATTGAAACAGAGAACTGGAGTCATAGAAGTGTCCCCTGTTCAGATTGGTGCCCCAGAAAAGTGTCAATATTGGGCAGGGCTATGCTAGGGTGAGAATTGCAAACACCTAGTGCCAGGGATAGAAAAAGACTTAGGAGTGCTGTGCTACTTTATTATTAGCTGTGGAGTTGCCCTAGGATTGGCTTAGCTGTATTGAGGAGCTGTGTTCAAAAAGCTCCAAAATACTCTTCCCTATCAATCTGGTGAAAAAACATTGGAATAATTGAGCATACTGAGTTGCCAAGTAAGTGCACCTTTCTTCTGTGATGTTACTACAGAGCATCCTGAAAGCAGGCAGTGTGTCTGCACCTGTAATTTTGTGTAAGTGACTAACAGGTAGGTCTTGACAGGAAAGCATTAAAATACACTATTGGGGTAAATCTAGACAATTTGGTTTCCTGACAATAAACCAAATGCTCCTCTATATGAGCTATTGTCAtacagggaaagggaaagctgtGATCCTTTGTCCCTTTGCCTGAATTGTGCCTTCATTGTCCACAGGAACTGTGGGCACAGGGTTTGGCTGTGCAAAGGAATTTGTCTCCTGAAGCCTATGGCTATCTCAAAGGTCACAGAAACTCTGTGCTAGTACAGTCTGAACTCCAATTGAAGCTCAGATTGCCTCACTAGCTTCTTTTGTGGGAAGCTATGAGTtaaggcaggggaaaaaaaatcctaagtgAATCAAAATTGCCTTGAAGAAGTGATGCCATCAGTCTTAGTGGAGTTTTTGAGTAGTTATCATCATGGTGGGCTTATTCCTCAGCCACAGCCAGCTGCTTCCCCTTCTCTTCAGGGACTATGAGCTCTGAGAAAGTCCTAGAGTTTCCCAGGTTGAGTGGAGAGAAGAGGGGAAGTGAGACAGCAGGAGGAGGTGCAGTCTCTGTTACTTGCCTTAATTTAACATTCTAGAATGTATTCCCTCCTTTTTCTACTGAAACTGGTTTTCCTTTCTAGCAGAATATTATTATTGCCTTCCTCATCCAAATCATCTCAGTGGCTGAAAAAACCATCTTATCTATCCTTTTGCTTTTATCATGCCTCACGTGGGCCTGGGGTAAAAACCTTGCTTTTTAAATGCCGCTTGTAATTTAACCATTTCTAGTTGCTGAAGTgctattttttccattatttagCTCAATGACGAGTTTAAAATGTGAATTGTGTACACATAGAagcatttttcatgtttctccTGCACCTACACAAAGGATAGTGCATCAAAAGTGAAGGTTTTAAACTTTTACATGCTTTGAGAAGTGTTTTGCATGCAATAATCAACTAAGTTAACCTGATAACCAGAATGATCATCCTAAATGCATTCTGACCTTCTAGGCAAATAATGTCCAGGTTGCATATTCACCCTGGTTCTGTCTTTAGGGGAAAAGTATGAATCCCATTTTAATGATTTGGGTTTCATACCCCTATTGTTGCATCCCTTTTGATCCTAAGCAGAAGCAGAATATCAACAGACCTTCTACTAAGGAAGCAACCTCATTCCAGTAAGCAATGAAGCTGGAAATAATGAAGGTACtgatgagaagaaaacaaaattcttgCACTGATGCTTTTTTCCTAGAATGTTGAGAGGAAAATGGGAGATATGCTTTAACAACTGCGTGCTTATAGCCTTTTTGAAGAAGATTAAATGATTGAAGAAGATTGAAATGTTCATAAAGGTAGTACAGTACTGGTAGCAGTACTGTAagtgcagaaaattatttttgtgtccaatttcagtgggaaaaaaaagctgtaagtaACATAGAGGGTGTTATTTCAATCATTTGGATCATAGTAAATATGGCTAATCAATCTTTTTTCAAGGTAGCAGCACTAAAATTAGACATGTGAGGGAAACACAAGAAAAGTTTCACAGAAGATACATAGTTGGTCTGTTTCTACTATAGCATTTGAAACTgagaaatttgttttaatttaaattgtttaCAGATAAGTGCTGCAAATGTATCCTTTTTCCACTGTATATTTGGAATCTTTGGTTTGAGGTCCTAACTTCTGTAAAAGGATGGTGTGCAGAATCCTTGCCAAAAGCAGGCACCACAAACTTTGAAGCCTTACATTACTGGGGAGCTTTTTTCACTTGGGCTGTTAACCATTTTCTTCTTACAGGAACTAACTGCTCAGCTGTACAGCAAAGCATCATTCTAATCCCATCTGAATAGCTAAAATAGCTCTGGGGGTGTTTGTTCAGATAGCTGTGCTTAAATGTACTGTATGGCTGAAATCCTTAACTGTGTTAGTCACAGTCTGACACTTATGATAATGTTCGTTAGTAGTGAGATGTAAAACCAAAACAGTGACCATGATAgagcctgcctgcctgcctgcctgtctACACAGGGATCACCAAGTCAGTTTTGGCATTTTGATCAGTTTTTTGTCATCAACGATCCAGTTTTTAGTTTCTGAAAATGCAATTGAGATATGGGATTAGTTGAGGTCCAAGATACTGtggaattttcctttctttgaatTGGCGAATTCCAGATTCATGGAAAGCTTCCAAAGAGAAGCAGTGAACCCAACTTTTGCTAAGGAATATGTGTAAGTAATTCCTGCAATATTAATTTGCGATAATATGTGTAAGTAATTCCTGCAATATTAATTTGCGATATTCTTTTCAAATTGCTCCTAAGAATGTTTACAATTTATACTTagcaaaataatgaataagTATTTGGAAATATTACTTGTCAAATATATTGATTTAGACAACATTTGCTGAAATACATTAATAGTTGAAGGCTCTTAACGAGGTAAGAGTAGTGATTCTGAAGTATGGCATGAAGTATTAAGAGATAAGTAGTTACTTTGATGAACCAGTAAATCCAgtgtgaaaattaaatataattaacaTCTCCCAAATATAACTTCCTGACTTTTTGTAGCAGGCACATAGTCCAATGTTGTTGAGGGAGTACTTAAGCACAGAGTGATATCTGAAAGGTCTCCTGaattttgattaatttcttctaaGTAACGAGTAACAGTTTATCCTTGACCACTTCCTACTACCCCACCCCCGTCCCCCACCATTTTCCTCATGGGAAGCTGTACCCCGGTGCCATTTGTGTTGATGCAATGCAGATGCTTTACTCACAGAGATGGGACAGGCCGTTTAATCCTCACAGCCGTCACCTCCCGGTCACTGTCTTCCTGCTCGAGCTTGTCCTCTGCTTCCCCATAGCCACTGTCCTGGGCATCCAGGCTGTCATCACGACACTTAAGCAGCAGCTCTCCTTTGGCCCCATCTTTGTCCTCTTCTTCCAtcttctcccagcccttggtCAGCTCTGATACCACATTTGAACACTTCCTCCTTATAGTTGAAGGTAATTTGCTGCTAAGAAGTTTGTCAATAGCACTTGATTCTTCTTTGAGTTTGGTCATCTCGGAGTTGCTGTTGTTCTCATATCTTTCACTGAGGAGGCTGACATCGCCCCCTCGTTCGTAGGCTTTGCTGACAACTGTTTTGGTCACCTCTTTGCTTTTAATGTTGAACATTTTGAGGTCTTCATCTGAttcccttgattttttttcaggatttcttaTTGTCACTGATCCCTTTGCTAAGAatttttcatcatctttttcTTGGTCCCTCTTGATGGATGAAATTTGCCATTTTTCAAAGGAACTTTCTTGTACAGGCTGATCTGATGAGGCTTCTGCAGTGGGGACCCATCCAGAGGGCTCTTGCTCTTGCTTTACATGGTGGTCAGATGCCCATTGCTGCCAGCCTCGTGCCAAGCTGAAGACCTGGCTGGCCATTCGGATCTTGTGGACAGCCCTTTTCGCAGGAGCAGTGCTAGGCTTTTCTTCAGGAGCCATGTCTGCTGCCATCCTGGCTTCTCCCCTTCTTATCCTCAGCACCTTCTGAATGGATTTCCTCAAGTGAATAATGCCCTCTGAAGAGGGCCACGCAGATTTAAATAGAAGCAGGAGCAGTTGATGCCCATGGAAAATATGTGAAACACTTCTCACAAAGATATAGTATCCTCACTGTTGCAGaggtctttttttaaaatgcgGGGTTACATTTCATCACAGCAGATGAATGATGCATGATGTGAACAGTGTGACACAGACCCATGGTAGAAATAGTGGGAAAGTAACAGCTCCTTTAGACCCCCTCCTGGGACTGCTGAATTCTCAGTTTGCTGGCAAGGGTCTTGTTCTTTTGGAAATGCAGCCCTTGGGTTAGAGATCCTGATCAGAGTGATTGAAAATGCTAAATGTGAAGGGCTGTCAGTGGCTAGGAATTTTGGCCAGAGTGGACACTCCTCATCATCACAAGAAAACAGTGGCCTTTGTCATGGAGTGTGAAGCCAGATGCAAATTATGACTGAGAAATTTTTAGAGGTATTTCCTAAAAAGGTACTGGGTGACTTTATCGTATTGCTCATGTGTCCAAGGAAATAGAggtttgttaatttttaaaaaggtatttaTGTGTTCTCTTCCCAGTCATTATCTATTAATGTCTCTCTCTTTATAATGTACCTTCAGGGGGGCCTGGGAACACGATCATGTTTGGTGTCAGCACTAGGGAAGAGGGAATCTCTGTGTCTGGGGATCAGTATAGTAAGTCTGACTTGATCAGATGGATGAATGATCTCCAAGTTTTAGggttttgagaaaataaaatataaccGTTTTAATTTCTCACTGCTTTTCAAGAGAATTATATACATCATAATTGTTTACTGGGTACAATATagaaaaaattcatttttctagGAAACCTTATGATTTGTTCACTCCAGAGGACTTCCTAAAGTGTATTCATATTCAAATTTGTGAAATTGTTTAGTGAATTGAGTGAATATTAACATTTTTGCAtggtaataaatattttttatattagaATATATATTTCTGAGATACAGTCCTTGTGATCTCTTATTTCTTAGAATTATGTTTCCTAAATAGGAATGGAAAATGTCATTGCTTTTTCAGTCCATCATACCTTGCAGATTACCAGATGACCCATGGCACTTGCCATGTGGTACTCTGAGGCACATTGAACTTCAAGGAATTCTGTTGGCTTTGTTGGTGTTACATCAGAGATAAATATGGACTCTCAtactctgccttttttttttatcttctctctGTTAAAGGCTGGGCTGTTGGAAGTAGGTCAGATCATATTTAGCTCTTGATTAATGCTTTAAGACTACATACCTTTGACTTCCATGTAGAATTCCTCATTAATCTGTGGAGTAATTTCCTCTTCAAAACTGATGACATAAGTTAGTGTTGCTATTAGATATTTACtcatgcttttattttggaaagaaatgtgtCACCTCTGTGTACTGTACAATCTCAGCTATTGCCCACTGCGTCATAGCTGTGAGATGACATTGTGAGCTTTACCCATACAACTTGATTAAGGAGCATATGTCaccaaacatttattttggggtcattttgaGGCTAATCAGGAATGGGACCTTCTTGTGCTTAGAATTCACGCATGCCTATGCATCCATGCATGCATGCAGGGGAGTGTATGCTCCCTAAAATACAAGAGgcaagtgaaagaaaataatgcacATGCAGAATAGGAATATTACACCAGTTCATTATGTCATTCTGTGTGGTTTCTGGAGTGTAAGGGTGGCTGAGGGTTTTAGAATGAGCTGAAAGCTAAATACAGATAAGGGGTAAGGCCAAGGATGGTCTGCAGTGACACAAATGAATGTGGAAGGACAATCCTGAAGCATACGGCCAATAGAGACCTTTGTTATCAGGCAGGGTCAGCTCCACCCCCATGTGTCCTGGATCCTGTTTTACCTGCTCTTAAAGATTACCAGTAGTAGATGCTCCCCACTGTCTAGGCAATCTATTCTACTGGTTAACTGGCTGTATTTTGCAATCAAAGGCCTCTTCTCAGTTTATTACTGTAAATACTCTTGAAGTTCTTGAACACTTTTACTCTCATCTAATATTTGCAAGTAATTGTATTGAAATTCATggcactgaaaaataattgcattccTGAGAAATGTTTAGAAATTACAGTGCATTTTAAATAAGTTGTTAATAAAGAgacttctggttttttttcctaacagacTTGACCTTGGTATACTGGTCATAGTCCTACAGACTTAATGTTTACATAGCTTAGATAAATAACAGTGATAGGTTACAGACTAATGAAAAGCACCAAGATTACATATCTAAACTACTATTTAATCCATATCGCACAACAATATGTTAAACAAATGTTTAGTTAAAATCAATCACTCTTATATTAAGATGAAGTGTTATCACAGACTTGTCCAAAGTGCCAGTGAaactttgttttaattattctgAGGATAAGTATCTTTATAATGCTTAATTTTTGGATGTACAATGATGGTGCCTTGAATGTGTTGAATGTTATCTCATTTTATATGGTGGTGCTGCCAGCAATAAGTTAATTATGAGTATAAATTTTGTCCAAATCATCCAGTGATATTCATACTTTGTGTGTTGTTTACTTTGCAAATGTTTTATTGCAGTAAGACTAGAATTTAttacttcattattttaaagttttatttttaatgagataATCAGCCAAGGTTACATTTCTGCTTGTAATTTCCCTACTGTGACTTCCACAAGCCCATAGCCAGCCCTAAAGGTACAGGCTGTTTTAGGCAGGCTGGACCTGAACCACATTTTTCTATGTGTCTTCCATACATCACAAGGTCACAAAACATACTCTAAATGCTCAGCAAGGCTAAGTGAGGGTGACTGTCACACGCTTTCACAAGTTCAGAAACTGTCCTTGAGGTCAGAGTGGAGGGACCATTTCTTGCAGAAGATTTATAGGAGAAAAGATAATTGGAGAAAGCATTAACTTTGATGAGCAAGATTGACACATGCTGAAGTTGTAAACTCCCTTTGTCCTTAACTCTGGCTGCTTACACTTCTGGGATTTATTCTCTTTGACACCTTTTGATAAGTCTGCACATGTCCCTAAGATCTTGCTGCATTTCACATAATACCTCTGACTTCCTGAATCCAAAGTTGAGAAGGACCAGCTGAGGGGTTGCCAGT encodes:
- the ABRA gene encoding actin-binding Rho-activating protein, which codes for MAPEEKPSTAPAKRAVHKIRMASQVFSLARGWQQWASDHHVKQEQEPSGWVPTAEASSDQPVQEKKDDEKFLAKGSVTIRNPEKKSRESDEDLKMFNIKSKEVTKTVVSKAYERGGDVSLLSERYENNSNSEMTKLKEESSAIDKLLSSKLPSTIRRKCSNVVSELTKGWEKMEEEDKDGAKGELLLKCRDDSLDAQDSGYGEAEDKLEQEDSDREVTAVRIKRPVPSLASRLSEEAQSKARRKCSAVHSLKDRWQEWADQHIITQKLNPFSEEFDHELAMSTRLHKGDEGYGHPKEGTKTAERAKRAEAHIHREIRDMCFIIESMAKPRPDGKIQVTFGELFDRYVRISDKVVGILMRARKHGLVDFEGEMLWQGRDDNVIITLLK